Below is a genomic region from Enterobacter hormaechei subsp. xiangfangensis.
ACGGGAAGGGGAATGTTGTGATAGATCGGCCAGCTAAAGACGAACCGGGCCCCACCCAGCTCGCTCGCTTCGCAGCGAACCGAACCGCCCATCGCCTGGGCAATAGAACGGACAATAGCCAGCCCCAGACCACAGCCGCCGGTAGCCCGGTCGCGGCTGGGATCGAGGCGCACAAACGGCTCAAAAACTTTTTCACGCTCCGCCGGCTCAATGCCGGGGCCATCGTCTTCCACACACAGAATCGCCTGGCTTCCCTGCAAATCTAAACCTATGCGCAGCGTCGTTTCGCTGTAGCGCATGGCGTTGTTCATCAGATTATCCAGCACGCGTTCCATCAGGCGCATGTCCAGTGCGCCGTACGCGCCGGGGGTAATGGCTGTCAGCAGTTTTCGCTGAGGGTTAACGCTCTGCACATCGTTAATATGCGTCTGTAGCCAGACGGGGAGATCCGGTGTACTGAGGTGCAACTCCGTCTGAGGCCGATCGAGGCGGGCATAGGTCAGCAGCTCTTCAATTAGCGCTTCAAGCTGGCCAATATCCCGATTGAGCGCCTGCGATTCCGCCCCGGTGAGGTTCTCGCTCATCTCCAAGCGATAACGCAGGCGTACCAGCGGAGTGCGCAGTTCATGCGCAATGCCATCGATCAGCTGCTTCTTGCTGGCAATCAGGGCGTTGATGTTATCGGCCATCTGGTTAAAGGCAATACCGAGCCGGTCAAAACTGGAACCACTGTCGAAATGTATGCGTTCAGTTAAATGACCCTCCCCAAAACGCTGTGCGGCGGATTCCAGTTTCAGCATGTCCTGCCAGTGCGGTCGCATCCAGATGAATACAGGGAAAGCGAGCGAGATGGCAATAAAGCCCAGCAGGGCGAGATCCAGCAGGCGCATCTGGTGCAGGTAATAGAGATAGGGCACCGGCCCGACGGCCAGGACATAATGGCTGCGCGGAATACGCTGAATGAAGGTATATTTCTCGTCCAGCGCGACGATGTCTCCATCGCGCAGACGCTGCATCGCAGGCGGCGCTAAGTCAAAATCCTTCATGGGTTCGATACGCAGATCAAACGACAGATTCAGATCCAGCTCTTTTAACGTGCGCGCCCAGTCATGAGGTGGTATTTCTCGCAACTCGCTACGCATCAGGTAGAGCGAGCTTTTCATCAGATCGTCGAGGGATTGTCTGCCCGCGCGCTCTGCGGT
It encodes:
- the rstB gene encoding two-component system sensor histidine kinase RstB, translating into MKKLFVQFYLLLFVCFLVMTMLVGLVYKFTAERAGRQSLDDLMKSSLYLMRSELREIPPHDWARTLKELDLNLSFDLRIEPMKDFDLAPPAMQRLRDGDIVALDEKYTFIQRIPRSHYVLAVGPVPYLYYLHQMRLLDLALLGFIAISLAFPVFIWMRPHWQDMLKLESAAQRFGEGHLTERIHFDSGSSFDRLGIAFNQMADNINALIASKKQLIDGIAHELRTPLVRLRYRLEMSENLTGAESQALNRDIGQLEALIEELLTYARLDRPQTELHLSTPDLPVWLQTHINDVQSVNPQRKLLTAITPGAYGALDMRLMERVLDNLMNNAMRYSETTLRIGLDLQGSQAILCVEDDGPGIEPAEREKVFEPFVRLDPSRDRATGGCGLGLAIVRSIAQAMGGSVRCEASELGGARFVFSWPIYHNIPLPVPA